One genomic window of Streptomyces sp. NBC_01498 includes the following:
- a CDS encoding peptidoglycan-binding protein: protein MARFTGATWKPIPTNYTAGGQASVRGVVIHIMDGTYGGTDSWFRNPAAQASSHFGTSRAGQLCQWVDTANRAWAQSGGNRTWLSVENEGRGGDSLTDAQLTRCAEVLAWAHKIHGVPLQLTTDPNGRGLGYHAMGGSAWGGHPSCPGSRVVAQLPEILKRAKKIAGSSSQALEPFPGADFFRKSPNSPIVTAMGRRLVAEGCSAYADGPGPRWTEADRKSYQKWQSKLGYTGADADGWPGATSWAKLRVPNV from the coding sequence ATGGCGCGATTCACCGGGGCAACATGGAAGCCCATTCCAACCAACTACACGGCCGGGGGGCAAGCCTCCGTCCGGGGTGTGGTGATCCACATCATGGACGGAACCTACGGCGGTACCGATTCCTGGTTCCGCAACCCTGCCGCACAGGCGTCGTCCCACTTCGGCACGAGCCGCGCCGGTCAGCTCTGCCAGTGGGTGGACACGGCAAACAGAGCCTGGGCCCAGTCCGGCGGCAACAGGACATGGCTCAGCGTCGAGAACGAAGGACGCGGGGGCGATTCGCTCACGGACGCCCAGCTCACCCGGTGCGCCGAAGTGCTCGCCTGGGCCCACAAGATCCACGGCGTCCCGCTTCAGCTCACCACCGACCCGAACGGGCGCGGCCTGGGCTATCACGCCATGGGCGGAAGCGCCTGGGGTGGACACCCGTCGTGTCCCGGGTCCCGCGTGGTCGCTCAGCTCCCGGAGATCCTGAAGCGCGCGAAGAAGATTGCGGGCAGCTCCTCCCAGGCTCTGGAGCCCTTCCCCGGCGCGGACTTCTTCAGGAAGAGCCCGAACAGTCCCATCGTCACGGCCATGGGTCGCCGGCTCGTGGCGGAGGGGTGTTCCGCGTACGCGGACGGCCCGGGACCGCGCTGGACGGAAGCGGACCGGAAGTCCTACCAGAAGTGGCAGAGCAAGTTGGGCTACACCGGGGCCGACGCGGACGGGTGGCCGGGTGCCACGAGCTGGGCCAAGCTCCGCGTCCCGAACGTCTGA
- a CDS encoding deoxynucleotide monophosphate kinase family protein: MPYRNIALMGRAGAGKDTVGSRLVHSWGFTRVAFADPLKEMALRIDPVVKYEPAGYGPVPVRLADIVNRWGWEEAKVRSPEIRRTLQRMGQAVRNQDPDYWLTLAMDKVAAADVLTMPVVVTDVRHANEYEALKNRGFTLVRVNRASVRNLGTNGDHVSETDLDGYPADLTITNNGTFSELREATDRLLRRE; the protein is encoded by the coding sequence ATGCCGTACCGAAACATCGCACTCATGGGCCGGGCCGGGGCCGGCAAGGACACCGTCGGCAGCCGACTCGTGCACTCATGGGGGTTCACGCGCGTGGCCTTCGCGGACCCGCTCAAGGAGATGGCCCTCCGTATCGATCCGGTCGTCAAGTACGAGCCCGCCGGGTACGGCCCCGTCCCCGTCCGCCTGGCCGACATCGTCAACCGGTGGGGCTGGGAAGAGGCCAAGGTCCGGAGCCCGGAGATCCGCCGCACCCTTCAGCGCATGGGGCAGGCGGTACGTAACCAGGACCCCGACTACTGGCTGACGCTCGCCATGGACAAGGTGGCCGCCGCCGACGTGCTGACCATGCCGGTGGTCGTCACCGACGTCCGCCACGCCAACGAGTACGAAGCCCTGAAGAACCGGGGGTTCACCCTCGTACGGGTGAACCGGGCCAGCGTCCGGAACCTGGGAACCAACGGCGACCACGTGAGTGAGACCGACCTTGACGGGTATCCGGCGGACCTGACCATCACGAACAACGGCACCTTCTCCGAGCTGCGCGAAGCCACAGACCGGCTTCTCAGGCGCGAGTAG